CCTCTGAGACCGTTGGCAAACATTTTGACTTAattgagccttagtttcctcatctataaactggAGATACTAGCACCAACCTTCCAGAATTATgtgcattaaagaaaataaaggacatAGATTTTTATGAGCACAGGATACTACTTAgtccagttcctggcacataatgagcattatgtaaatataagtttctcttccttatttcgTGACCACCATGAACCTAGCTCTAGTTTCTAGCCACTAGTCTCCATGACAACAACTGAGGAAGAGCACCcaaacaacaagaagaaaaagaatgttttgcCAAATATATGAAGATATAATACCTATCACCAAAGACTTTAATAAGAGTAATGAGACTCCACACTATGTGTAAAAATACAGCTTTTATTCTGAGACATTGACCTTCACTAGAGTGGGACCTATGGCCCCAGCCTGGCTGGAGAAGCAGTCCCAGGGCCTGAGTGACACCATTTCCCTTTCCTGAAATAGGAAGAAGTTATTCCAAAGGAAAAACGAGAGCCCAGAGACATCTGTACAGGACCTCTCTTGCACATGGTGACTGGAGGCAGAGGGTGGGGAGCTGGAGAGGAGTCCAGTCCCTCCAACAAATGCTGAGGGTTTCAAAGAGCTTCCTGGACATTTCTCTTAATCTGGATCTAAAAAGGACAGGAGGTATCTAAGGGTCCAAGAGCAGAACAGGAATGGGCAACCCTAGAAGTGTTTGTGTATGGAAGGCCCTAACCTGGCCCTGTCCCCCGTCTCTACCTTTGGCTTTCATGAAGAGAGATTCATAGCTCAGAGGAAGGGAGGAACTTCTCCAGTCTTCACTTTAAGAAACTCTTTTAACTTTTCTGCCTACCTTATGTTCCCTTTGGCCAGTAACCCACTCCCTGGGAACAAGATCTTGTTGACTTTCTTGGGAATCTCCTAAGAGAGAAGTGCTTTGTGTCTGAGACAAGGCAATGCCTCCCACAGTCAGAGAAGCTGGAGGGCCAAAGCCTATAGAGTTGGGCACTACAGCTGCTTAGGCTGCAGAAGAGACAGCTAGTCAGGAACCCTGGAGATTCAAGACAACTTACTGGTCCCCTTTGCCCAGGGCTGTGGTCCTAATCACAGTCCCTCACCTTTCTCAGGGTTAGCCTGTGTTTCAAATGCATACGATCGGCGCTGAGGGGACAACAGGGTGTCAGGAACCTGGGGTTCTCTGGGGGGCAGACTAAGACGACTCCGGGATCCAGACGCTTCCGCGCCTTCAGGTGGGATCTCCAGGCAGCTAAGGGGCCGAGGAGAATGGGCAGAGATCATGCTACAAGGGGAATTTCTGGGGATGAGGCAGTAATCCCCACCCTCAGTACAGGTCTGGGTTCGCCgaactccctgagcctcagtcctTTGGCGGTCCCGGGCTAGGGCCACAGCAGCATCAAAGGAAAGACTACCCCCATTCCTCCAAGAGGATCGAGAAGCTCGGGGCCCCCAAGCCCTTTCTCCAGGAGTCGAATCAAGCCGGCCAGGCCTCGGGCTTGGATTTGCAGGTGCCACATGAATCTTGCTACACATTGCACTGGGCATCTTGGCAAACTGTGGCTTGGGGGGCACCACAGGCACAGAGCGGACCTGTTGGACCTGAACCAGAGTAGAAGCTAGACGCATGCCCACGCCACCCAAGCCAAGGGAACAGGGACATAGACAGCCGTCTGAACTGGGCTGCCCCTCAGACTCCTTCTCCTctggctggggtggctgtggggCTGCCTCTTCCATCTCAGAAGAGTGAGGATTGTCCTCTTCGGCACAGTCAACCTCCAGGGACTCTACACCTGAGCCTTCAGAGAGGGTACCCTCTTCTAAATAGTCCCCTTCAGCCCTCTGGTCTCCCTCAGCCTCTGCATCCCCACTCTCCCGTTCCTTGCTGACCTCCCCTGCTCCTCCTTCAGTTGCTGCTTCTGGGCTTCTGCTGTCTTCACCATCTCCTTGGTCTTTTCTTGCTTCATAGTCCCCCTTCCCCCTCTGTCCTTTGTCCTCATCCTCTCTGACTCCCTTGGCCTCTTGTTTGTGTACAACTTCCCATTTCTCCTCAGCAACTTGATCTTCCTGGGCCCCTTGCTCTAGGTCCCTTTCAGCTTCTACCTGGGCTTCCTTTCTTTGTTCAGCCTCTtctctctcaatttctttttctttctcctcatctGTATACTGCTCTTCTGGTTCCTCCACACTTTTAGCCTCCATACTGTCAGCCTTCTTCTGACCTTTGGACTTCTCTTCCTTGGCCTCTGTCTCTTCCCTACTCCCTTCTCTCAATCTGACTTTTGTCTCTTGCCTTCCCCCAGCCTCCCCTGTATCCTCACTGTCCTTTCCAGCCTCCACCTTGGTCTCTGGATTTCCCTCTGCCTCTTCCCTGATGTCTAgcctgccaccaggctcagcctcctTGTCCTCCCCAACTTCCCAGCATGCCTGCTCTTCCCCAGCCTGTCCCGGAGCCTGCCTTCCACATTCTGCTGCCTCTCCCTCCAGACTCCCTGCACCCTCCCAGATTGGAGATTCAGGTCCCAGAAGGGGACTTAGGTCATCATAGGCACTCAGGAAAACTTCCTCCCCATTTTCCTCCTCAACTTCAGGCCTGGGGCCAGTGGAGTCCAGGGAACAGCAGCTGGGGGCCAAGACAAACTGTGCCTCATCCAGAGACAGGTCATCCAGGGGCGGCTCCACAGAGAACTCCTCCACCTGTAGgcacagcatggtggctcaggacCAGAAGGCCCTGTCCACCCTTGACTCCATGCCACCCCCAAAGCCAGCACGGCTCTCCTTACCTGAGGCCCAACTCCCAGGAGCTCCTCCAGGTAGCCCATCCCAGGGTCGTCCTCCCCAGGGGAGAAGGCTGCTCCTGCTGATTCTGCCTGGGCCACCTCCCCATCCTCTGCCCCCACCCACTCAGGTTCTGAGCTGCTTGAGTCCTCTAGGAAGGAGAAGGAGTCCTGCACCTCCTGGGACAGGGAATCCTCCAGGGCAGGAGCCAAGTCGTCTGTGCCTGAGTCTGCCAGGGGACTTGAGGCTGGACTTGCTTCCAACTTTTCATCTGCTGGGGGAGAAGTAGTCCCAGGAATACAAAGGTCAAGCCCTGACCCAAATGTGAGTCCTCCTAGCATTGATATAGCAGGGGCCCAGCACTCCTAGCATTGCTACTCTGAATGACTGATCGTCTCAGACCAATGTCCTTAAGTATTGGCTTACTACCTTAATTGAGACCCTACCaggtgccaagcactgtgctataCATTTTACAATGCATTGTCTCATTTTTTCCTCAAAGCTATTATGTGGggtattgtcctcattttacatacgaggaaactgaggctcagagaaattaagcaatttGTCTAAGGTCATGTAACCAATAAGCAGTACAGCCaaaatttgaacccaagtctgcTTAACTCTATAGCCCATGTTCTTACCCACTATCCTATCCTGCCTCAGGACTTCTCATGCGTGACACTTCAGGAACAGAAGGCAGAGCAAGGATTAGATCCTAGCTCTGCTACTTCTAcctaaataaatagcaaattgaTTAacctaagtctcagtttccactGCTGTAACTTAAGGATAACAATACCTGTGTCATAAGATTATGAGAAAATGAAACAAGCTAATTCCTGCAATCATAGCacttggaacttttttttttttttttaagttggagtcttactatgtctcccagcctgcagtgcagtggcacaatctcagctcactgcaacctccacctcctgggttcaagcagttctcctgcctcagcctcctgagtctggaattacaggcatgccttACCAcacacgcccggctacttttttttgtattttttttaatagagacagggtttcaccatgttggccaggctggtcttgaactcctgacctccagtgatccacccgtctcagccccccaaagtgctgggattacaggcgtgagccaccgtgcccagcctagcacTTGGTACttaataaactcttttttttttttcctttgagacagagttttgctcttgtcacccaggcgcgagtgcagtggtgtgatctcagctcactgcaacctctgcctcccgagtacaagcgattcttctgcctcagcctcccaaggagctgggaccacaggtgcctgccaccacatctagccaatattttgcatttttagtagagatggggtttcatcgtgttgggcaggctagtctccaactcctgacctcaggtgatccacctgcctaggccttgcaaactgctgggattacaggcatgagccaccgtgcccagccagtacataataaactttttttgtttttgtttttgtttttctttgagacagagtcttgctctgtcacccaggctggagtgcagtggccggatcttggctcactgcaagctccacctcctgggttcacgccattctcctgcctcagcctcccgagtagctgggactacaggtgcctgccaccacacccggctaatttttctgtatttttagtagagacagggtttcaccgtgttagccaggatggtctcgatctcctgacctcgtgatctgcccgccttggcctcccaaagtgctggaattacaggcttgagccaccgcgcccagcctaataaACTCTTGATAAATGTTAGCTGATAGTATTGATGTTACTGTTGTTATTACCCATCCATCTATTATGTATTCCCACATTTGTCTTTAGTAATCCCTGCTGTATGTTTCTCACACAAGCCCCTGTTCTTGGGTACATCAATGTTCTGAAGGCTGCTAGAGATCTCCTCTCCATAGATTTCACATAACCTGATAATATTACTGAATTTCCCCAATCCTGAATCTAGGGAGGCAGCTGAAGGTAACCACCCCAAAGCCCAAGGGCTGAGGCCTCTGCCCTTCCTAGGGTGGATCTTCCAGCATCAGAGCTTCAGCCTAGAGTTCTAGTCCTCTTTCCCAGTCTTGATCAATCAATGGTTCCTCACCTGGGGGGCCAGGGCCAAGGCCAggaccagggccagggccagaggcAGGGCTTGGCCGGTGCTGTAGAGCAGGGCACTCAAGGCCACGGGTGAGCCTGGCCAAGGAAACGTTAGAGATGATGTTCGGGGGCACATTGAGGATAGAGGTGATGTGTAGTGGGAGGTTGACATTGTAAGGGTCTGAGATGTGGACACCAGCGCAGCGCTCTGCACGGCTGCTGCCCCCAGACCGGATGGCTGACCGCCCAGCTCGTGGTGTGCCTGGTTCAGAGTTTGTGCCACCCAGtgcttctgcctcaggctcctgttCACCCTCTGCTGCCTCTATAGAATCGTTCTCCAAGCTCTCAGGCAGCAATGGGCTTGGCCGGGGACTGCTGGGCCCCACCAGCCCCTCTGGCTCTGTGGAGGAAAAAGAGGGCCAGGTAGGCAATGGCCTAAGCTCCAGGGACCTAGACATCTCAAGAAGGCTCTGGAGAATGCTCTCTGCTTTCTCAGGCCTGAGAGAAAGGACAGCCTGGAAGGCACCAGGCCCAGCTTCTTTTGATCACTACTGCAAACTTTTCACCCAGCCAGTAGGTCAAAGATCACCTCACCTTCACATACCTAGGAAACTCCCTTCTTTCCCTGCAGATACAGTCACTGGccgtcatcaccaccaccaccaccatcaccatcaccaccagcaccaccatcaccacacacacatgctgtCCCTTCCCATATGAACACTCATCAACAAACATGTTTACAATGTGACTGGTATGTAATaggcactcattaaatatttttcgaAATGATTGAACACAGTTGGCTGCAtgttcacatgcacacacaagccCATGCTGGTCAcatagcacacacacatacacacacagaaatgcacCCCTATACTCACCATCACTGGCCCCAGCCGCAGCACTCAGTGAGTCCATGCTTTTGGCTGGCCGCAGTGTCCCCTTGTTGGATTTGTCCTCTGTAAGACAGGGATGTGGGTAGAGCCAGGGCCTTGTGCACCCTCAGTAGAGCTCCCCCCATCTCCCCAGACTTACCCCTGTCCTCAGCCCCCCGTGGAAGTTTACGCTTAGTCTCATGGCCAGAGCGACCTAAATTGAAGATAGATCTCCACTTCCTGACCTTCAGAGACCCCTTCCTCCTACAAAGAATGGAGGGGCATAATTGGAGGTTGGAACACGATGGTTAGAGCTGGGGAGGAAGGCCCAGGAAGGAGGCCTTACTTGTGCTCTGCAATCTCAATGATAGTGTGGTAGGGCCGCATCTGTGGGGGTCCATCACCAGCCTGCAGGATGCTAGGCAGGTGATAAGGCGGGGGTCTGGGCATAAGGTCCTCAGGGCTGCCTGATGCCCGGGTCCCTGGAAGTGATCGCCATCCACTCTCCACCTCACCAcctgggaaaagaaaaggaattgacTAGCCAGGAACAGAGCCAAGAGAGGGACCTCAGGCACCCAGTCCTTCATCACCCCTCACCAACTACCAGGTTAGGGATACATTCAGAAGCCCCTAAAGACAGTACCTCcatgtccatcacctcaaaaGAGTGCTCTCAGGGACAAAGAGGGCCAGGAGATCCCAGGACGTTGGCCTGGTGGGCTGGGGGTGGGTATGAGCAATCACTAGCCTTGGGAGCCAGGATGGTGACTCAGAGGTCAAGCTATGCCCTAGACTGACAGCAGAAGAGGTCTTCTCAAGTCCTGACTGCACCATTATCTCCCCAGGGTTGTCTCCGTGTGACCGCTACCAACATCCCTGTATGAGAATCAACTGAACCAGGTGATCTGCAAGGCTGTCTATAACTGACTTGACTCCCCAGACAGTGGCATATGTGGAGGGCAGGAAGGACACTGACCAGAGAGGGCAGCACCCCCAAAGAGCTGGTCCACGTGTGTGAGGATGAACTCCACGACGATGGATTGCACCCGCACCTCCATGAAGGCCGCTGTCCCATTGAAGCCTGAGGCCTCTATGTCCTTAGACCTGTGGAGATGTGGAGTTATTCTCCCCCTCAGCCCCACCAAACTTCCCAATCCAGATTCTCCCTGAAAATaccttattctctctctctctctctccccctctcctctctctctgtctctctcgaATGACCTTAACTCCATCTCTACCTCTTAAATTGCATGCATTATCCTTCCAATTCTCAAATGCCACTTGAAGACTTCCGGGAAGGAAGCCTTCTTGGACCCCTCCTCAGGATTAATCTCTATTTCCTTTGCATAGCAGGGTGTCTAGTTTATAATGAATTTTATAGTGAATTACAGGACTTCTCATAATCTGTCTTGGACCACAGTGAGCGATATGCACAGTGAGTGCAGCCAACAGACTGCAAGACGTTTTGCTCAACAAACATTTGGCCtgagaccgggcacagtggctcacacgtgtaatcctagcacttgcacagggaggaggtgggtggatcacttgaggtcaggagttcaagatcaagtgaaaccctgtctctctactaaaaatacaaaaattagccaggcatggtggcttatgcctataatcccagctacccaggaggctgaggcacaagaatcacttgaacctgggaagcagagtttgcagtgagctgagatcgcgctgctgctctccagcctgggcgacagagcaagactctatctcaaaaacaaacaaaaaaattgacatGGAACTATTATGTTCCAGTCCCTGAGCTCAGTGACACACTGTAGGAAAACACAAAAGTCCTGCCTTTTAGGGACTTTATTTGATCACAGAGAAGGGACTAAAATGGATGGTGCCCATCCGACCCAACATAATCTTGAACCTCCTTTTCTCACTGGGCTTCGTGAGCCCCACATCCTTCTCCAGTGTGCCCATACAGTCACACCTCATCCTGGGAGCAGCCTCCCAGAGGCCAGTGCCTCACAGGATCCCCATACACTGCTCACACAGGCACCTACCTCAGCAGGTTGGGAGCCCACACTATGGCCAGGTTGCGAGCATGCATGTTGGTCTGGGCACTGAATGAAGCCATGTGCACCAAGTGCCTCATGAGGAACTCCAGGGTCCTGCAGAAAGCGGGGGCAGGGATCACACAGGGAATGCACAGGGCAGGCATTAGGGCTGGGACGTGGGAGTCAGTAGGACCCAGTTAAGGCTCCAGGCAGAGAGTGAATGAGTTGTCTCAGGTTGCTGGACGGATGTGGAGTGCCACATACCTGTAGTTTGGGACAGGGAGTTCTCGAAGCACCTCTAGGATCTTGACCAAGCGCTCAGGTTCCAGTTGCACTCCTACAGCCTCCTGATTGAGAAGGGTGCAATAAGCAGGAATCAGCGACCCAGCAATGCCCCTGCTTACTCCCCAGAGCTCCTAACCAAGTTCTAAGGAACAATGAGCACAGGACTCTGTGCTACCCCATCCTACATCATCTGTGGTGCACTGACATGGTAGAGAGAGCTCAGAATTTGGGGTCCACAAAGATGGCAGCTGAATTTTGGTTATGACACTTAATAGCTTTTGTGAACTTGGCAACTCACTGCCTTATCATCCTCCATCCGTAGAGCTCTGGTACTGGGATACTTCAGTGGTGCCACCCTATGGGTGCCCCAGGGACCACCGAGTTGTTTCAGTGTGTCCAGGAAAGCCATCTCCCACCCCAACCTAGCCAGTGTGGACTGAGCAGGGTGCTGCTAGCATTTAGGGTCTCTCAGTGCTGCTGTGCTCAATAAAGtgcaacttatttttaaagtgttactCAATTCAAAATAGcatatttttcatgtgttttcacactgaaaagatgttcaggctgggcacagtggctcacacctataaccccagcacgttgggagctgagttgggaggatttcttaagctcaggagcttgagacaagtctgggcaacacagcaagaccttgtctctactaaaaattttaaaaatcagctaggcatggtggtacacacctgtagtcccatctactcaggaggctgaggtagaaggatcacttgagcctgggagatcgaggctgcagtgagctgtgatcacaccactgcactccagcctgggtgacaggagaccctgtctcaaaaaacaaaaaacaggccgggtgcagtggctcacgcctgtaatcccagcactttgggaggccaaggagagtgaatcacctgtggtcagggatttaagaccagcctggccaacatggtgaaaccctgtctctaccaaaaatacaaaaaattagccaggcatcgtggcaggctcaacagctactcaggaggctgaggcaggagaatcacttgaacctgggaggcgaaggttgcagtgagccaagattgcaccactatactccagcctgggtgacagagtgagactccatctcaaaacaaaaaaaaaaagaaaaaagaaaaagatcaaagaTGTTCAACACACAATTACAGTGAATGGAGAGACATCCTTGAAAAAATTTGACTTCTACAAAGTATTCTCATTCTCTTAAGTGTAGGGAAGCTCTGGTCTATGTGCTTTCCAAGGCCCTTCCAGCTACAACaatctggcctctgcctccccaagtctCACCACTGTGCTGTGTGCAATCTGCAGGCCTTAGGAGAAAGAAGGACATAGCAGACGGAGAGTGAAGAGAAGAGGGATGGGGCAGGACAAAGGTAATAGGGGCTAGGAGATTTGGGGAGGTGGGGTCTTTTCCCCAGT
The genomic region above belongs to Piliocolobus tephrosceles isolate RC106 chromosome 1, ASM277652v3, whole genome shotgun sequence and contains:
- the ARHGAP30 gene encoding rho GTPase-activating protein 30 isoform X2, with amino-acid sequence MKSRQKGKKKGSSKERVFGCDLQEHLQHSGQEVPQVLKSCAEFVEEYGVVDGIYRLSGVSSNIQKLRQEFESERKPDLRRDVYLQDIHCVSSLCKAYFRELPDPLLTYRLYDKFAEAVGVQLEPERLVKILEVLRELPVPNYRTLEFLMRHLVHMASFSAQTNMHARNLAIVWAPNLLRSKDIEASGFNGTAAFMEVRVQSIVVEFILTHVDQLFGGAALSGGEVESGWRSLPGTRASGSPEDLMPRPPPYHLPSILQAGDGPPQMRPYHTIIEIAEHKRKGSLKVRKWRSIFNLGRSGHETKRKLPRGAEDREDKSNKGTLRPAKSMDSLSAAAGASDEPEGLVGPSSPRPSPLLPESLENDSIEAAEGEQEPEAEALGGTNSEPGTPRAGRSAIRSGGSSRAERCAGVHISDPYNVNLPLHITSILNVPPNIISNVSLARLTRGLECPALQHRPSPASGPGPGPGLGPGPPDEKLEASPASSPLADSGTDDLAPALEDSLSQEVQDSFSFLEDSSSSEPEWVGAEDGEVAQAESAGAAFSPGEDDPGMGYLEELLGVGPQVEEFSVEPPLDDLSLDEAQFVLAPSCCSLDSTGPRPEVEEENGEEVFLSAYDDLSPLLGPESPIWEGAGSLEGEAAECGRQAPGQAGEEQACWEVGEDKEAEPGGRLDIREEAEGNPETKVEAGKDSEDTGEAGGRQETKVRLREGSREETEAKEEKSKGQKKADSMEAKSVEEPEEQYTDEEKEKEIEREEAEQRKEAQVEAERDLEQGAQEDQVAEEKWEVVHKQEAKGVREDEDKGQRGKGDYEARKDQGDGEDSRSPEAATEGGAGEVSKERESGDAEAEGDQRAEGDYLEEGTLSEGSGVESLEVDCAEEDNPHSSEMEEAAPQPPQPEEKESEGQPSSDGCLCPCSLGLGGVGMRLASTLVQVQQVRSVPVVPPKPQFAKMPSAMCSKIHVAPANPSPRPGRLDSTPGERAWGPRASRSSWRNGGSLSFDAAVALARDRQRTEAQGVRRTQTCTEGGDYCLIPRNSPCSMISAHSPRPLSCLEIPPEGAEASGSRSRLSLPPREPQVPDTLLSPQRRSYAFETQANPEKGEGL
- the ARHGAP30 gene encoding rho GTPase-activating protein 30 isoform X3, translating into MKSRQKGKKKGSSKERVFGCDLQEHLQHSGQEVPQVLKSCAEFVEEYGVVDGIYRLSGVSSNIQKLRQEFESERKPDLRRDVYLQDIHCVSSLCKAYFRELPDPLLTYRLYDKFAEAVGVQLEPERLVKILEVLRELPVPNYRTLEFLMRHLVHMASFSAQTNMHARNLAIVWAPNLLRSKDIEASGFNGTAAFMEVRVQSIVVEFILTHVDQLFGGAALSGGEVESGWRSLPGTRASGSPEDLMPRPPPYHLPSILQAGDGPPQMRPYHTIIEIAEHKRKGSLKVRKWRSIFNLGRSGHETKRKLPRGAEDREDKSNKGTLRPAKSMDSLSAAAGASDEPEGLVGPSSPRPSPLLPESLENDSIEAAEGEQEPEAEALGGTNSEPGTPRAGRSAIRSGGSSRAERCAGVHISDPYNVNLPLHITSILNVPPNIISNVSLARLTRGLECPALQHRPSPASGPGPGPGLGPGPPADEKLEASPASSPLADSGTDDLAPALEDSLSQEVEEFSVEPPLDDLSLDEAQFVLAPSCCSLDSTGPRPEVEEENGEEVFLSAYDDLSPLLGPESPIWEGAGSLEGEAAECGRQAPGQAGEEQACWEVGEDKEAEPGGRLDIREEAEGNPETKVEAGKDSEDTGEAGGRQETKVRLREGSREETEAKEEKSKGQKKADSMEAKSVEEPEEQYTDEEKEKEIEREEAEQRKEAQVEAERDLEQGAQEDQVAEEKWEVVHKQEAKGVREDEDKGQRGKGDYEARKDQGDGEDSRSPEAATEGGAGEVSKERESGDAEAEGDQRAEGDYLEEGTLSEGSGVESLEVDCAEEDNPHSSEMEEAAPQPPQPEEKESEGQPSSDGCLCPCSLGLGGVGMRLASTLVQVQQVRSVPVVPPKPQFAKMPSAMCSKIHVAPANPSPRPGRLDSTPGERAWGPRASRSSWRNGGSLSFDAAVALARDRQRTEAQGVRRTQTCTEGGDYCLIPRNSPCSMISAHSPRPLSCLEIPPEGAEASGSRSRLSLPPREPQVPDTLLSPQRRSYAFETQANPEKGEGL